A region of Elusimicrobiota bacterium DNA encodes the following proteins:
- a CDS encoding SCO family protein: MGIRLPKADLLFRQFNLWLVLGLAGLIGLRLFLDRDGPNVLLPTAGLSAPAFRLTERSGGTVALEDLRGSVWVADFIFTRCKGPCPFLSQQMARLQTRFAKAPNFRLVSFSVDPVFDTPAVLRTYAERFRADPERWFFLTGDAAAVHDIVVQGFRVAVEGAERPKSSDPLLHSVRLVLVDREGRLRGGYDGTKSKDMKRLDRDIRVLL; encoded by the coding sequence ATGGGCATTCGGCTGCCAAAGGCCGATCTGTTGTTTCGACAATTCAACCTTTGGCTCGTGCTCGGGCTCGCGGGCCTGATCGGCCTTCGGTTGTTTTTGGATCGGGACGGGCCAAATGTTCTCTTGCCGACGGCGGGCTTGTCGGCCCCTGCCTTCCGCCTGACCGAGCGGAGCGGCGGGACCGTGGCCCTGGAGGACCTTCGGGGATCCGTGTGGGTGGCCGATTTTATTTTCACCCGTTGCAAAGGTCCTTGCCCCTTCCTCTCCCAACAAATGGCCCGCCTTCAGACCCGGTTCGCCAAAGCGCCGAATTTCCGCCTCGTGTCTTTTTCCGTTGACCCCGTTTTCGATACGCCCGCCGTTTTGCGGACCTACGCCGAACGGTTCCGGGCCGATCCGGAGCGTTGGTTCTTCTTAACGGGCGATGCCGCGGCGGTGCACGACATCGTGGTCCAGGGGTTCCGGGTGGCGGTGGAAGGGGCGGAACGGCCGAAATCATCGGACCCACTGCTTCACAGCGTTCGGTTGGTTTTGGTGGATCGGGAAGGACGCCTGCGGGGCGGTTACGACGGGACGAAATCCAAAGACATGAAACGCCTGGATCGTGACATTCGGGTTCTCTTGTGA
- a CDS encoding ABC transporter permease — translation MNARRFLLATGTLLEREMSRFFRQRNLVIGALATPLLFWFFLGSGLGRNFQAPPGTSSGGLNYLQFFLPGTMALVCLFTAIFSTISVIEDRQAGFLQAVLVSPAPRGSIVMGKMLGGTALAFLQAAIFIALLPVVKVPLTLAGVVGASVLLILLAFGLTGLGLVIAWTTDSVQGFHAMMNLLLMPLWFLSGAVFPVAGAPGWMKVLMLANPVTYAVAGLHLCFFGPGNGTGPSFLTCVGVNLLFAGATFLGSWFLVRGTRGS, via the coding sequence ATGAACGCCCGCCGCTTCCTTTTGGCCACGGGAACGCTCCTGGAAAGGGAAATGTCCCGTTTTTTCCGACAGAGGAACCTCGTGATCGGCGCGCTGGCCACCCCGCTTTTGTTTTGGTTTTTTCTCGGTTCGGGTCTGGGGCGAAACTTCCAGGCGCCCCCCGGGACCTCCAGCGGAGGTCTGAACTATCTCCAGTTTTTCCTGCCCGGGACTATGGCGTTGGTGTGTTTGTTTACCGCGATCTTTTCGACGATCTCGGTCATCGAAGACCGCCAGGCGGGGTTCCTCCAAGCGGTTTTGGTGTCGCCAGCGCCGCGGGGGTCCATCGTGATGGGCAAGATGCTGGGCGGGACGGCTTTGGCTTTCCTCCAGGCGGCCATCTTCATCGCGCTCCTTCCCGTGGTGAAAGTCCCGCTCACTCTCGCCGGGGTTGTTGGGGCCTCGGTCTTGTTGATTCTGCTCGCTTTTGGATTGACCGGCCTCGGGCTCGTGATCGCCTGGACCACGGACTCGGTCCAAGGGTTCCACGCCATGATGAACCTTCTTCTCATGCCCCTCTGGTTTTTGTCCGGAGCGGTGTTCCCCGTGGCCGGCGCACCGGGGTGGATGAAAGTCCTCATGCTGGCCAACCCCGTGACCTACGCCGTGGCCGGGCTCCACCTCTGCTTCTTTGGCCCGGGGAACGGGACAGGGCCCTCGTTTTTGACGTGCGTCGGCGTCAACCTTTTGTTCGCCGGGGCCACTTTCCTGGGTTCTTGGTTCCTGGTCCGAGGAACGCGGGGCTCGTAA
- a CDS encoding c-type cytochrome: protein MRFLCFILILFSLAACSSTQDPAARGRARFIGLGCSACHRVGRQGGGQVGPDLTTVGLRHSADWLDLWMKDPKGWKPDTTMPAYKLKDDVRAELVAYMASLTGDPYRQNPPWNAGTLRADPEKRGEMIYNRVGCAACHGLRGGGGYPNNNVVGNKVPSLTFARDGFSREELKERIAAGRRPEPADASQPAPLISMPGWGRFLAEDEMKDLISYLYSLRPAAKPGENWDQ, encoded by the coding sequence ATGCGCTTTCTCTGTTTTATTTTGATCCTGTTTTCTTTGGCCGCTTGTTCTTCCACCCAGGACCCCGCGGCGCGAGGTCGCGCCCGTTTTATCGGTTTGGGCTGTTCGGCCTGCCACCGTGTGGGCCGCCAAGGCGGGGGGCAGGTCGGGCCGGATTTGACCACGGTGGGCCTTCGGCATTCGGCGGATTGGCTGGACCTGTGGATGAAAGATCCTAAAGGATGGAAACCCGACACCACCATGCCCGCCTATAAATTGAAGGATGACGTTCGCGCGGAGTTGGTGGCCTACATGGCGAGTCTGACGGGGGACCCTTACCGCCAAAATCCTCCCTGGAACGCCGGCACCCTGCGGGCGGATCCGGAGAAACGCGGCGAAATGATTTACAACCGGGTGGGGTGCGCGGCTTGCCATGGTTTGCGCGGGGGGGGCGGGTATCCCAACAATAATGTCGTGGGAAACAAAGTTCCGTCCCTCACTTTCGCCAGGGACGGGTTTTCCCGGGAAGAATTAAAGGAGCGGATCGCCGCGGGCCGGCGTCCCGAACCGGCGGACGCTTCTCAACCCGCACCGCTCATTTCGATGCCCGGTTGGGGCCGGTTCCTGGCCGAGGACGAGATGAAAGACCTGATCAGCTATCTCTATTCCCTGCGTCCCGCCGCGAAGCCCGGCGAAAACTGGGACCAATGA
- a CDS encoding DUF420 domain-containing protein gives MIRLPALNALLNTASAVFLLIGLLCIRAKKIAAHRAAMGAAVLTSALFLVSYLYYHAHHGVTRFTGTGVVRFLYLSLLLTHTVLAMVAAPLVLATLALALRGRFETHRRVARWTWPVWMYVSVTGVMIYFFLYHG, from the coding sequence GTGATCCGCCTTCCCGCCCTGAACGCCCTTCTGAACACGGCCAGCGCCGTTTTCCTGCTGATCGGACTCCTTTGCATTCGCGCCAAAAAAATCGCCGCCCATCGGGCCGCCATGGGGGCCGCCGTCCTCACCTCGGCCCTTTTCCTGGTCTCTTACCTCTATTACCACGCCCATCACGGGGTCACGCGGTTCACCGGAACGGGGGTCGTGCGGTTCCTTTACTTAAGCCTCCTCCTGACCCACACGGTCTTGGCCATGGTCGCGGCGCCCCTGGTTCTGGCCACCCTGGCTCTGGCCCTACGGGGCCGATTCGAAACCCATCGACGGGTCGCCCGGTGGACCTGGCCGGTTTGGATGTATGTTTCGGTCACCGGCGTTATGATCTATTTCTTTCTTTACCATGGATGA